Proteins encoded together in one Synechococcus sp. BL107 window:
- a CDS encoding rhodanese-related sulfurtransferase — protein sequence MNRLQVAAFYAFTPLNGQQRESLLINLPTLASKNSVVGSILVAHEGVNGTISGPALGVEALLENLRESIALGGEHFERLEVKRSWADQAVFRRFKARAKKEIVTMGVTSVNPKQSVGTYVDPKDWNALVDDPDTLVIDTRNSYETAIGSFEGSLDPGTDSFRDFPEWAEASLRPLLNNQPPKRIAMFCTGGIRCEKASSYLQSHGFGEVHHLRGGILKYLEEVPEQQTRWQGECFVFDQRVALNHQLEPGVHSLCHACGVPLSPSDRADPSYIKGVQCIHCVERFSDADRARFSMRQQQFDQKSL from the coding sequence ATGAATCGGCTGCAGGTTGCTGCCTTTTATGCCTTCACGCCGCTGAATGGACAGCAGCGCGAATCGCTCCTTATCAACCTGCCGACGCTGGCAAGTAAGAACAGTGTTGTGGGTTCGATCCTGGTGGCCCATGAAGGGGTGAACGGCACGATCAGCGGCCCTGCCTTGGGGGTTGAAGCGTTATTGGAGAACCTCCGTGAATCCATCGCCCTCGGTGGCGAGCATTTTGAGCGGCTGGAAGTGAAACGCAGCTGGGCTGACCAAGCCGTGTTTCGTCGTTTTAAGGCCAGAGCGAAAAAAGAAATTGTCACGATGGGGGTCACGAGCGTGAACCCAAAGCAAAGCGTTGGCACCTACGTGGATCCCAAAGACTGGAACGCTCTCGTTGATGATCCCGACACCCTGGTGATCGACACCCGCAACAGCTACGAAACAGCCATCGGCAGCTTTGAGGGATCACTAGACCCGGGCACCGATAGCTTTCGAGACTTCCCCGAATGGGCAGAGGCCAGCTTGCGCCCCCTCCTAAACAACCAACCACCGAAACGAATCGCCATGTTTTGCACCGGGGGCATCCGCTGCGAAAAAGCAAGCAGCTACCTACAAAGCCATGGATTTGGTGAGGTGCACCACCTCCGCGGCGGCATCCTCAAATATCTCGAGGAGGTCCCAGAACAACAAACCCGTTGGCAAGGGGAGTGTTTTGTCTTCGACCAACGCGTTGCCCTCAACCATCAGCTGGAACCAGGAGTGCACAGCCTGTGCCATGCCTGTGGTGTTCCCCTTTCCCCAAGCGACCGAGCCGATCCGAGCTACATCAAAGGCGTGCAGTGCATCCATTGCGTAGAACGCTTCAGCGATGCGGACCGTGCCCGCTTTTCGATGCGACAACAGCAGTTCGATCAAAAGTCGCTTTGA
- a CDS encoding isoprenyl transferase, with product MSRTPATSTYLTASSLCPPELDPARLPAHVAVIMDGNGRWAKAKGLPRVVGHRAGVEALKSTLRQCSDWGIGALTAYAFSTENWSRPGDEVNFLMTLFERVLQSELRSLEDEQVRIRFLGDLDGLPEKLQVLIDDATERTAKNTGIHFNVCTNYGGRRELVRAAQRLAKQAASGTIDPEAIDENSFARELFTAGDQDPDLLIRTSGEYRISNFLLWQLAYAEIHVTDVFWPDFNADVLKQALLDYQGRNRRFGGLDPITP from the coding sequence TTGAGCCGAACCCCGGCCACGAGCACCTATCTCACAGCTTCATCGCTCTGCCCGCCGGAGCTCGATCCGGCTCGGTTACCAGCCCATGTTGCTGTGATCATGGACGGCAACGGACGTTGGGCAAAGGCCAAAGGATTGCCAAGGGTGGTTGGCCATCGCGCCGGGGTTGAGGCCCTGAAGTCAACTCTGCGGCAGTGCAGCGATTGGGGCATCGGAGCGCTCACCGCCTATGCCTTTTCAACAGAAAATTGGTCCCGTCCCGGTGATGAGGTGAATTTTCTGATGACCCTGTTTGAGAGGGTGCTTCAGAGCGAATTGCGGTCGTTGGAAGACGAACAAGTGAGGATTCGCTTCCTTGGTGATCTGGATGGACTGCCAGAGAAATTGCAAGTGCTGATCGACGACGCTACGGAGCGAACTGCGAAAAATACTGGTATCCATTTCAACGTTTGCACCAATTACGGAGGCCGTCGCGAATTGGTACGAGCAGCCCAACGCCTTGCCAAACAAGCAGCATCTGGAACGATCGATCCAGAAGCAATCGACGAAAATAGCTTTGCTCGGGAGCTTTTCACCGCCGGAGATCAAGACCCAGATCTTCTGATCCGCACCAGCGGTGAATACAGAATCAGCAACTTTTTGCTCTGGCAGTTGGCCTACGCCGAGATCCACGTCACTGATGTGTTTTGGCCTGATTTCAACGCAGATGTCCTGAAACAAGCTCTACTGGACTACCAAGGGCGCAACCGCCGTTTCGGTGGGCTTGATCCGATCACACCATGA
- the bioB gene encoding biotin synthase BioB has product MTIPIRHDWTTEEIQTLLELPLMDLLWQAQTVHRDANPGYRVQLASLLSVKTGGCEEDCSYCSQSIHNSSDVSAFEAQMRVEPVLERARAAKQAGADRFCMGWAWREIRDGAQFEAMLEMVRGVRGMGMEACVTAGMLTDDQAGRLAEAGLTAYNHNLDTSPEHYDKIISTRTYEDRLETLQRVRKAGVTLCSGGIIGMGETLRDRASMLQVLASMNPHPESVPVNGLVAVEGTPLEAQQPFEPLELVRMVATARILMPHARVRLSAGREQLSREAQILCLQAGADSIFYGDLLLTTGNPDVEADRRLLADAGVQANWQNNPNSLVSQAPAST; this is encoded by the coding sequence ATGACCATTCCGATCCGTCACGACTGGACCACCGAAGAGATCCAAACGCTGCTGGAATTGCCGCTGATGGATTTGTTATGGCAAGCCCAAACCGTGCATCGGGACGCCAACCCTGGCTACCGCGTTCAACTCGCCTCCCTCTTGAGCGTGAAGACAGGAGGATGCGAAGAGGATTGCTCCTACTGCTCGCAATCGATCCATAACAGCAGCGACGTTTCAGCCTTTGAAGCCCAAATGCGGGTAGAGCCTGTACTGGAGCGGGCCCGCGCCGCAAAGCAGGCTGGGGCCGATCGGTTCTGCATGGGATGGGCTTGGCGCGAAATTCGCGATGGCGCTCAGTTTGAAGCGATGTTGGAAATGGTGCGGGGTGTAAGAGGCATGGGCATGGAAGCCTGCGTCACCGCAGGAATGCTCACCGACGATCAGGCCGGACGGCTCGCCGAAGCCGGCCTCACCGCCTACAACCACAACCTCGACACAAGCCCAGAGCACTACGACAAAATCATTTCGACACGGACGTATGAAGACCGCTTGGAGACGCTTCAACGGGTGCGTAAGGCAGGCGTGACGCTCTGCAGCGGTGGAATCATCGGTATGGGTGAAACCCTCCGAGATCGAGCCTCAATGCTGCAGGTGTTGGCGAGCATGAACCCCCATCCAGAGAGTGTTCCGGTGAACGGGCTGGTGGCCGTGGAAGGAACGCCCCTCGAAGCCCAACAACCCTTTGAACCACTTGAATTGGTTCGCATGGTGGCAACCGCGCGAATCTTGATGCCGCACGCCCGGGTTCGCTTGAGTGCGGGACGCGAGCAGTTGAGTCGGGAAGCGCAAATTCTCTGCTTGCAAGCGGGGGCTGATTCAATTTTTTACGGCGACCTCTTGCTCACCACTGGAAACCCCGATGTGGAGGCTGATCGTCGGTTGCTGGCCGATGCCGGAGTGCAAGCCAACTGGCAAAACAACCCCAATTCTTTGGTGAGCCAAGCTCCCGCATCAACCTGA
- a CDS encoding cation:proton antiporter, translating into MAMQASVEHVFHHPLGVFALLVAISAAIPPLIRRVGLPDLVGLLAAGILVGPHALGWVDSGSETVRLLSDLGAVYLLFTMGLEIDLEEFNRVKRRSFIYGLLILLIGIGTGVTIGLLAGFASVSCLLLGALMATHTPLGYPIVRSYGAQKDEAVVVSVGSTIFTDIVALLLLAVGLGLGQGNLSGMDLSLLLLRIGGFALLVVVAIRWLGRRLILRGINDENRMVLAVMVALFLASLGAELAGVEKIVGAFLAGLAVNSVLPEGRVKEQVIFLGGVLFIPIFFIDLGLLLDLGSLGESFRDFRFTALMLVGAIGGKGLASWISGKLFGYRRPQILMMWSLTMPKVAATLATAFIGYQAGLLNQTVLNSVLAVMVVTATLGPILTERSVQRLMDAPLGMVPTSFGEEAAVLDGVSEVVQRPLRIVVPVANPGTEQGLLGMAARLVRGSAGGEGLLLPLALVNPSLEELRGGLTRAVAAARGRLATAEAIGTELAVPTRTLLRLDEDIPGGMSRSALEQGADLLLIGAGRTDQLRAWLMGDIVDGVCRTAHCPVVVVNVGREPEQPLGRILVPIKDLSASAREQFELALRVIHSAPNLHRTRITLLHVHDPRSDHQDRTWMEEQLIRWRPAAIPAERFHTVLVRGPGIDGAIHRLSREHDLVILRTQRRRVAGLPIPGSDRTSKLIKQLPCASMVISDPVT; encoded by the coding sequence ATGGCCATGCAGGCATCGGTGGAGCACGTCTTCCACCATCCACTTGGAGTTTTTGCCCTCCTGGTTGCCATCAGTGCAGCCATTCCACCGTTGATTCGGCGGGTGGGCCTACCTGACTTGGTGGGATTGCTGGCAGCAGGGATTTTGGTGGGTCCTCATGCCTTGGGCTGGGTGGATAGCGGCAGTGAAACCGTGCGGTTGTTGTCCGATCTCGGCGCGGTTTATTTGCTGTTCACGATGGGGTTGGAGATCGACCTGGAGGAGTTCAACCGGGTGAAGCGTCGATCGTTCATTTATGGCTTGTTGATTCTGCTGATTGGGATTGGTACCGGCGTCACGATTGGCCTTTTGGCAGGCTTTGCCTCGGTGTCGTGCCTGCTGCTCGGCGCCCTGATGGCCACCCATACGCCGTTGGGCTACCCGATTGTGCGCAGCTACGGCGCCCAAAAAGATGAGGCGGTGGTGGTGAGTGTGGGCAGCACAATCTTCACCGACATCGTGGCCCTTTTGTTGCTGGCTGTGGGCTTGGGTTTAGGCCAGGGCAACCTCAGCGGCATGGATCTCAGCTTGTTGTTGTTGCGGATTGGTGGTTTTGCACTGCTGGTGGTTGTCGCGATTCGGTGGTTGGGCCGACGCCTCATTTTGCGGGGAATTAACGACGAGAACAGGATGGTGCTCGCGGTGATGGTGGCTCTTTTTCTCGCCTCTCTTGGCGCTGAGTTGGCCGGCGTTGAAAAAATTGTGGGTGCGTTTTTGGCGGGGTTGGCGGTGAACTCCGTCTTGCCAGAAGGGCGTGTGAAAGAACAGGTGATCTTCCTCGGCGGTGTGCTGTTTATTCCGATCTTTTTCATCGATCTGGGCTTGTTGTTAGACCTCGGCAGCCTTGGTGAGAGCTTCAGGGATTTTCGCTTCACCGCTTTGATGCTCGTGGGCGCTATTGGCGGCAAGGGTCTGGCGTCGTGGATCAGTGGCAAGTTGTTTGGTTATCGGCGGCCCCAGATCCTGATGATGTGGTCGCTCACGATGCCGAAGGTGGCGGCAACCTTGGCGACGGCTTTTATTGGCTATCAGGCTGGACTGCTGAACCAGACGGTGCTTAATAGCGTGTTGGCCGTCATGGTGGTGACGGCCACCTTGGGGCCGATCCTGACGGAACGCTCGGTGCAGCGGCTCATGGATGCTCCGCTTGGCATGGTCCCCACCAGTTTTGGGGAGGAAGCAGCGGTTCTGGATGGGGTGAGTGAGGTTGTGCAACGGCCGCTGCGAATTGTTGTGCCGGTGGCGAACCCAGGCACGGAACAGGGGTTATTGGGGATGGCGGCACGCTTGGTGCGGGGTTCTGCGGGGGGGGAAGGCTTGTTGTTGCCGTTGGCGCTGGTGAATCCCAGCCTTGAAGAATTGCGGGGTGGCCTCACGCGTGCGGTGGCCGCGGCTCGGGGCCGTCTTGCGACAGCCGAGGCGATTGGCACTGAGCTTGCCGTGCCAACCCGAACATTGCTGCGTCTGGATGAAGACATCCCCGGCGGGATGAGTCGGTCGGCGTTGGAGCAAGGTGCCGACTTGTTATTGATCGGAGCTGGTCGTACTGATCAACTGCGGGCTTGGCTGATGGGAGACATCGTGGATGGTGTCTGTCGCACCGCCCATTGCCCGGTTGTTGTGGTGAATGTGGGACGAGAACCCGAACAACCTTTGGGACGGATTTTGGTGCCGATTAAGGATCTTTCTGCCAGCGCTCGTGAACAGTTTGAGTTGGCCTTACGTGTGATTCATTCCGCTCCAAATTTACATCGAACGCGGATCACTTTGCTGCACGTCCATGATCCTCGGTCTGATCATCAAGATCGAACCTGGATGGAAGAACAACTGATTCGTTGGCGACCAGCTGCTATCCCGGCAGAGCGCTTTCACACGGTATTAGTTCGAGGGCCTGGCATCGATGGAGCCATACATCGCCTCAGTCGCGAGCATGATTTGGTGATTTTGCGAACGCAGCGCCGACGCGTGGCCGGCCTTCCGATTCCAGGCAGCGATCGCACGAGCAAGCTCATTAAGCAGTTGCCCTGTGCATCAATGGTGATAAGCGATCCAGTCACTTAA
- a CDS encoding DUF952 domain-containing protein, producing MLPILYSFRRCPFAMRARWALLEAGLIVHWREIELKHKPVEMLESSAKGTVPVLVLPNGTVIDESEAVMRWALAQADPRGVLRAADASALIAQNDGVFKRHLDRFKYIDRYPGESREEHRDAGLRILADWSQRLEQNPWLLGPVISLADAALWPFVRQWRFADPDAFEANGQLAPLREWLQRFLDDPSFERLMQRADPWCSRGLQPLFPADAIAVPVDQPLFHLALKGDWEQAQDSGTYQWSTRGMRLTEVGFIHCSWQEQVPKTFERFYADAGEIVLLEIDPIRLNSPLRADAIPTGELFPHLYGPLPIEAVRSITPYSSDS from the coding sequence GTGCTGCCAATCCTTTACAGCTTCCGCCGGTGTCCCTTCGCCATGCGGGCCCGATGGGCCTTGCTCGAGGCGGGCCTGATCGTGCATTGGCGAGAAATCGAACTGAAGCACAAACCAGTTGAGATGTTGGAGAGCTCAGCCAAGGGCACGGTGCCGGTGTTGGTGCTGCCCAATGGCACGGTGATCGACGAAAGTGAAGCCGTCATGCGCTGGGCCCTGGCGCAAGCCGACCCCCGCGGGGTACTCCGCGCCGCTGATGCATCGGCCTTGATCGCGCAGAACGACGGGGTGTTCAAACGCCATCTGGATCGGTTCAAATACATCGACCGCTACCCCGGTGAAAGCCGAGAAGAACATCGTGATGCTGGGCTGCGCATCCTCGCGGACTGGAGCCAACGCCTTGAGCAGAACCCTTGGCTGCTCGGACCGGTTATCTCCCTGGCGGATGCTGCCCTATGGCCATTTGTGCGCCAGTGGCGCTTTGCCGACCCCGACGCATTTGAAGCCAATGGGCAGCTGGCGCCCCTGCGCGAATGGCTGCAACGGTTTCTGGACGATCCCAGCTTCGAACGCTTGATGCAACGCGCCGACCCCTGGTGTTCAAGGGGGTTACAGCCTTTATTTCCGGCCGATGCCATCGCCGTACCCGTGGATCAACCCCTTTTCCACCTCGCTCTCAAGGGCGACTGGGAGCAAGCTCAAGACTCCGGTACGTATCAATGGTCGACCCGAGGTATGCGCTTGACCGAGGTGGGATTCATCCACTGCTCATGGCAAGAGCAGGTGCCGAAAACCTTTGAACGCTTCTACGCCGATGCAGGGGAGATTGTGCTGTTGGAGATCGATCCAATACGGCTAAACAGCCCACTTCGGGCCGATGCCATCCCCACCGGGGAACTGTTTCCCCATCTCTACGGCCCCCTCCCCATCGAAGCGGTGCGTTCGATCACTCCCTACAGCAGTGATTCCTAA
- the psbP gene encoding photosystem II reaction center PsbP has translation MVELVLVLMRLLRSLTRLIACLALAFTLGACAAGPTAGLQSYQSPDGRFAFLYPTGWTQVQVSNGPRVVFHDLIHSDETVSLMVNTVDENNDLTELGSAVAVGERLRREVIATAGSGRTAELVEAGEREVNGHTFYDLEYAVHLEDRDRHELATVVVDRGRLYTLATSTNEERWPKVQDLCNRVTHSLNLLI, from the coding sequence ATGGTTGAACTTGTTCTGGTTCTGATGCGGCTGCTCCGATCGCTCACCCGCTTGATCGCCTGCCTCGCGCTGGCGTTCACGTTGGGGGCTTGCGCTGCAGGACCGACTGCAGGGCTGCAGTCGTACCAAAGCCCCGATGGCCGCTTCGCCTTCCTCTACCCAACGGGGTGGACCCAGGTTCAGGTAAGCAATGGACCGCGGGTGGTCTTTCACGACCTCATCCACAGCGATGAAACCGTGAGTCTGATGGTGAACACGGTGGACGAAAACAACGATCTCACCGAACTGGGCAGCGCTGTTGCCGTTGGCGAACGGTTGCGCCGCGAAGTGATCGCGACCGCCGGTAGCGGCCGAACCGCTGAATTGGTCGAGGCTGGGGAGCGCGAAGTGAACGGCCACACCTTCTACGACCTGGAATATGCGGTGCACTTAGAGGATCGCGACCGGCATGAACTCGCCACAGTGGTTGTGGATCGCGGAAGGCTCTACACCCTGGCCACCAGCACCAATGAAGAGCGCTGGCCAAAAGTGCAGGATCTTTGCAACCGTGTGACGCATTCACTCAACCTCTTGATTTGA
- a CDS encoding ABC transporter ATP-binding protein yields the protein MKTVVKTTLSEASVQAAPLRRLIRHLEPQRRLVFAAMSCSILNKLFDLAPPALIGLAVDVVVRGQQSLLAGYGIQTVSHQLWVLAFLTFVIWAAESIFEYQYDVLWRNLAQSTQHSLRLEAYDHLQKLELAFFEHDSSGRLLSVLNDDINQLERFLDRGANQILQLITTVSVVGIGMVVVAPEVALFAFLPIPVILWGSLRFQRQLAPRYREVRARAGDLSARLANNLGGMLTIKSFTAEPLELARLRKESEAYRDSNAKAIRLSAAFIPLIRFAILFAFLAILLIGGFQAVAGQLAVGTYSVLVFITQRLLWPLTALGRTLDEYQRSMASTQRVLDLIDAPVIIHGGSVALPTADVRGDLRFEDVQFAYVGREALLHGFNLTVPAGTTLGIVGSTGSGKSTVVKLLLRLYEHSAGRILLDGHPIESLRLDDLRRSIALVSQDIYLFHGTVAENIAYGMVDPQPDAIERAARLAEAAGFIDGLPQGYDTLVGERGQRLSGGQRQRIALARAILKDAPVLVLDEATAAVDNDTEAAIQRSLERITQNRTTVVIAHRLSTVRHADRIVVMENGTIVEQGCHDELLAVGGVYQNLWQVQAGERLFAS from the coding sequence TTGAAAACCGTGGTGAAGACAACTCTCAGCGAAGCTTCCGTTCAAGCCGCTCCGTTGAGACGTCTGATTCGTCATCTCGAGCCCCAGCGTCGCTTGGTCTTTGCGGCGATGAGTTGTTCGATTCTCAACAAGCTGTTTGACCTTGCTCCACCAGCCCTGATTGGTCTGGCAGTGGATGTTGTAGTTCGTGGGCAGCAATCACTGCTTGCTGGCTATGGCATTCAGACGGTGTCGCATCAGCTGTGGGTGCTTGCTTTTCTCACTTTTGTGATCTGGGCTGCCGAATCGATTTTTGAGTACCAGTACGACGTTCTTTGGCGCAACCTGGCGCAGAGCACCCAACACAGCTTGCGCCTCGAGGCCTACGACCATCTGCAAAAGCTTGAGCTGGCGTTTTTTGAGCACGACAGCAGTGGTCGTTTGCTCTCCGTTCTCAACGACGACATCAACCAACTCGAGCGTTTCCTCGACCGTGGTGCGAATCAGATCTTGCAGCTGATCACCACCGTTTCGGTGGTTGGGATTGGGATGGTGGTGGTGGCCCCTGAAGTGGCATTGTTCGCCTTTCTACCGATCCCCGTGATCCTGTGGGGGTCGCTGCGGTTTCAACGCCAGCTCGCTCCCCGCTACCGCGAGGTTCGCGCTCGAGCCGGAGATCTTTCAGCTCGCTTGGCGAACAATTTGGGCGGGATGCTCACGATTAAAAGTTTTACGGCCGAGCCGTTGGAACTGGCGCGGTTACGTAAGGAAAGCGAGGCCTATCGCGATAGCAATGCCAAGGCCATTCGCCTGTCTGCGGCATTCATTCCGTTGATTCGCTTTGCGATTCTGTTTGCCTTCCTCGCCATTCTTCTGATTGGTGGCTTTCAGGCTGTTGCTGGTCAGTTAGCGGTTGGCACCTACAGCGTTTTGGTATTCATCACCCAGCGCCTTCTTTGGCCGCTTACGGCCTTAGGTCGCACCCTCGATGAGTATCAGCGTTCCATGGCCTCAACCCAGCGGGTGCTGGATCTCATTGATGCTCCCGTCATCATTCATGGTGGCTCTGTTGCCTTGCCCACCGCTGATGTGCGCGGTGACCTGAGGTTTGAAGATGTGCAATTCGCCTACGTCGGGCGTGAGGCGTTGCTCCATGGTTTCAATCTCACGGTTCCAGCCGGCACGACCCTCGGCATCGTTGGCTCCACGGGGTCTGGCAAAAGCACGGTGGTGAAACTGTTGCTGCGCCTTTATGAGCATTCCGCAGGCCGCATTCTTTTGGATGGCCATCCGATTGAGTCTCTGCGGTTGGACGATTTGCGCCGCTCAATTGCCTTGGTGAGTCAAGACATCTACCTCTTTCACGGCACGGTGGCTGAAAATATTGCCTATGGGATGGTTGATCCTCAGCCCGATGCGATTGAGCGGGCGGCACGGTTGGCGGAAGCTGCTGGATTTATCGATGGATTGCCACAGGGCTACGACACGTTGGTGGGCGAGCGGGGACAACGCTTGTCGGGTGGTCAACGCCAGCGGATTGCCCTAGCGCGCGCCATTCTTAAAGATGCTCCAGTTCTTGTGCTGGATGAAGCCACCGCAGCGGTCGATAACGACACGGAGGCAGCGATTCAGCGGTCGTTGGAACGCATCACGCAAAATCGCACCACCGTGGTGATTGCCCATCGCTTGAGCACCGTGCGCCATGCCGATCGGATCGTGGTGATGGAGAACGGAACGATCGTGGAGCAGGGTTGTCATGACGAATTGCTTGCCGTGGGCGGGGTTTATCAAAACCTTTGGCAGGTGCAGGCGGGTGAACGGCTCTTCGCTTCCTGA
- the recR gene encoding recombination mediator RecR gives MARLIDQFQRLPGIGPRTAQRLALHLLNQPEDQVQQFADALLAARSQVGQCQSCFHLSADPLCEICSKPERNNGLICVVADSRDLLALERTREFKGRYHVLGGLISPMDGIGPELLHIKPLIERIAKDGITEVILALTPSVEGDTTSLYLARLIKPFCPVSRIAYGLPMGSELEYADEVTLSRALEGRRPMD, from the coding sequence TTGGCGCGGCTGATCGATCAGTTCCAGCGACTGCCTGGTATTGGACCGCGCACGGCGCAACGCCTCGCCCTGCATCTACTGAATCAGCCCGAAGATCAGGTTCAACAATTTGCCGATGCTTTATTGGCAGCCCGCTCTCAAGTCGGCCAGTGCCAGAGCTGTTTTCATCTTTCGGCCGATCCCCTCTGTGAGATCTGCAGCAAACCAGAGCGCAACAACGGGTTGATTTGTGTGGTGGCTGATTCCCGCGATTTGTTGGCCTTGGAACGCACACGGGAGTTCAAGGGTCGCTATCACGTGCTCGGTGGTTTGATTTCGCCGATGGATGGCATCGGCCCAGAGCTGCTTCATATCAAGCCTTTGATCGAGCGCATTGCTAAGGATGGGATCACCGAGGTGATCCTGGCGCTGACGCCCAGTGTTGAAGGGGACACCACAAGCTTGTATTTGGCACGTTTGATCAAGCCCTTTTGCCCTGTCAGCCGGATCGCCTATGGCTTACCGATGGGCAGTGAACTCGAATATGCCGATGAGGTCACCCTCAGTCGGGCCTTGGAAGGGCGGCGCCCCATGGATTAA
- the lipA gene encoding lipoyl synthase: MSQYSSIAPAERLPEWLRRPIGNASQLERVQGLVKENRLHTICEEGRCPNRGECYAAGTATFLLGGSICTRSCAFCQVDKGRAPMAVDPAEAERVADAVESMALRYVVLTAVARDDLFDHGASLFTSTMAAIRARNPLIAIEVLTPDFWGGVADADRAVAAQRERLSTVLAAEPVCFNHNLETVERLQGEVRRGATYQRSLALLAASRELAPSTPTKSGLMLGLGETREEVIAAMHDLRAVDCQRLTLGQYLRPSLAHLPVQRYWTPEEFDELGAVAQSLGFAQVRSGPLVRSSYHAAD; encoded by the coding sequence ATGAGTCAATACAGCTCGATTGCGCCTGCTGAACGGCTGCCGGAGTGGTTGCGTCGACCCATTGGCAACGCCTCGCAATTGGAGCGCGTCCAGGGCTTGGTTAAGGAGAATCGCCTGCATACGATTTGCGAGGAAGGGCGCTGTCCGAACCGTGGTGAGTGCTACGCGGCCGGAACAGCAACGTTCTTGTTGGGCGGCTCGATCTGCACCCGCAGCTGCGCCTTCTGTCAGGTGGACAAGGGCCGTGCGCCGATGGCTGTTGATCCTGCGGAGGCGGAACGAGTGGCTGATGCCGTGGAGTCCATGGCTCTTCGCTATGTGGTGCTCACGGCCGTTGCCCGTGATGACCTTTTCGATCACGGCGCCAGCCTCTTCACCAGCACGATGGCTGCGATTCGGGCCCGTAACCCGTTGATTGCGATCGAAGTGCTCACTCCTGATTTTTGGGGCGGTGTTGCGGATGCCGATCGTGCCGTGGCAGCCCAACGGGAACGTCTCAGCACGGTGCTTGCGGCTGAGCCGGTTTGCTTCAACCACAACCTCGAAACGGTGGAGCGGTTGCAAGGCGAGGTGCGACGTGGAGCCACCTATCAACGCTCGTTGGCTCTGCTCGCCGCATCCCGTGAGCTCGCCCCCTCCACCCCAACCAAATCTGGGTTGATGTTGGGTTTGGGTGAAACGCGAGAGGAAGTGATCGCTGCGATGCACGATCTTCGTGCTGTGGATTGTCAGCGCCTCACCCTTGGCCAATATTTGCGGCCTTCCTTGGCTCACTTACCCGTGCAGCGCTATTGGACTCCCGAGGAATTCGATGAGCTGGGGGCAGTGGCCCAATCGCTGGGGTTTGCCCAGGTGCGCAGCGGCCCTTTGGTGCGCAGCAGCTATCACGCTGCGGATTGA
- a CDS encoding RNA-binding protein, producing MTIYIGNLSFQAEQEHLSDLFAEYGEVKNCSLPLDRETGRKRGFAFVEMVNDADEQKAIDDLQDVEWMGRMIRVSKATPRERSGGPRGGGGGYRD from the coding sequence ATGACCATCTACATCGGCAATCTCTCGTTCCAGGCCGAACAAGAGCATCTTTCTGATCTGTTTGCCGAGTACGGCGAAGTGAAAAATTGCAGCCTTCCCCTCGACCGTGAAACGGGCCGTAAGCGAGGTTTCGCTTTCGTGGAGATGGTCAACGATGCCGACGAGCAAAAGGCCATCGATGACCTTCAAGACGTGGAGTGGATGGGCCGCATGATTCGCGTCAGTAAAGCCACCCCGCGGGAACGCTCTGGTGGTCCCCGTGGTGGCGGCGGTGGTTATCGCGATTGA